In Balaenoptera ricei isolate mBalRic1 chromosome 4, mBalRic1.hap2, whole genome shotgun sequence, the following are encoded in one genomic region:
- the U2AF1 gene encoding splicing factor U2AF 35 kDa subunit isoform X4 has protein sequence MQEHYDEFFEEVFTEMEEKYGEVEEMNVCDNLGDHLVGNVYVKFRREEDAEKAVIDLNNRWFNGQPIHAELSPVTDFREACCRQYEMGECTRGGFCNFMHLKPISRELRRELYGRRRKKHRSRSRSRERRSRSRDRGRGGGGGGGGGRERDRRRSRDRERSGRF, from the exons ATGCAGGAACACTATGATGAGTTTTTTGAG GAGGTTTTCACAGAAATGGAGGAGAAGTACGGGGAGGTGGAGGAGATGAACGTCTGCGACAACCTCGGAGATCACCTCGTTGGGAACGTGTATGTCAAG TTCCGCCGTGAAGAAGATGCAGAAAAGGCCGTGATTGACCTGAACAACCGCTGGTTTAATGGCCAGCCGATCCACGCTGAGCTCTCCCCTGTGACTGACTTCAGAGAAGCCTGCTGCCGCCAGTACGAGATGGG GGAGTGCACGCGGGGAGGCTTCTGCAACTTCATGCACCTGAAGCCCATCTCTCGGGAGCTGCGGCGGGAGTTGTACGGGCGCCGCCGTAAGAA GCATAGATCGCGGTCCCGCTCTCGGGAGCGTCGCTCTCGGTCTAGAGACCgtggccgcggcggcggcggcggtggcggcgggggACGGGAGCGCGACAGGAGGCGGTCGAGAGACCGAGAGAGATCTGGGCGGTTCTGA